From Gammaproteobacteria bacterium:
AAGAGGGATCAAAACAATCAGCTTAATGCACTTTTGAACTGACATCGTTTGTGGAGAGTATCTTAAAAGTTCGCAAGATATTATCGTTGATTTGAACTTATCATAGGATGCTTCCTATGGTGAGCGCAACGTATCGGGCTCGATCGCGAAGCCCACTGCACAGGTTGACCGCGCCCTGAATTAGTGCGATGTTTGTTCCACTGTCCTGAACCGGCACCACGATCGGTCGGGAAATTCTGCTTCCTTACGTCCCACGACCGGAATTAATTAGGAGATGAGACCATGTCATTTCTTTATACGTCGGGATTCAAAAACCTTACTGCCAGCCAGTAAAGCGTTCAAGTGGTTGGAACCCAATGAATTACTTGAAGGGACAACCCATCCCCAGTTCGCGGAGGACTGGGCGATGGCCGACGCCAGCACCTTTGACCCCATTCGGGCTGCCTAAGCTAGAACACATTCACACTGTTTAACTCGGGGCCTGCACATCGGATATAAACAAACTGTGACATTGGTCACGAAACTTGCTGATTTACCAGCTGAATTATAGAAAAAAGAGGTTTATGCTGAATATCAAAGCATGGGGCGAGGAGCGAGCTCCAATGTCACTATCCGCCGAACACAAGACCCAGTACAGCAAGCAACTGATGAGCACGATTAATGAAGCCACGCTGGTAGGCTTCCTGATCGGGTTAGTTGCTGTCATCATTACAACCCTGGTTGTTGGCTTTCTCGGGTCGGGCACAATTACCTTAGAGAGTCTCATTTACGCACAGAAAACACGATACGCCTTATGGGTTGTGGATCTTCTTCCATTTGCATTCGCATTCTTAGGTCGTTATGTAAGCACGATGATGGCCCAGCAGACAGGCACAATGTCCACCTATCAAGCGGATGCTCTTAGAGCTCAAACTGCTGCGTTGGAAACGCAAGCGTTACATCGCGCAACCCACGATACATTAACTGACCTGCCAAACCGCGTGTTGCTTGCCGATCGGTTGCAGCAGGCGCTTGTCATTGCACACCGCGAAAACAAGCCACTTGCCGTACTTTGCCTGGATTTGGACCGATTCAAAGAGATCAACGACACGCTAGGGCACGACAACGGGAACTTGATACTCAAACAGGTCGCCTCGCGCCTCGAAGCAACGATCGAGAGGCCCAATACAATTGCCCGGATCGGTAGTGACGAGTTTGGAATACTGCTTTACGATCCGCCATCCCCAGATGCCATAACACAATTCTCACGAAGATTGCACAAAGCGCTTGAACTTCCGTTTGCCGTCGATCGCTTTAACTTTGAAGTGGAGGCAAGTATTGGGATAACACTTTACCCTGACCATGGTACGGATCCCGAGACGCTGCTCCAGCGTGCTGAGCTCGCTATGAGCGCAGCCAAGCAGGCGCATGATGGCTTTGCCGTGTATTCGCCAGAGCAGGAGCAATTTAACCCGCGGCGTCTAGCGTTGATGAGCGAGTTGCGTCAGGCAATCGAACACGACGAACTGATCCTTCACTATCAGCCTAAGGTCAACTTGCACACCGGCCGAGTAGATGAGGTTGAAGCTCTTGTTCGCTGGAATCAACGGGGACAAGGATTCATTTCACCGGCGGATTTCATACCCATGGCCGAGCGCACACGCTTAGTCAAGCCATTGACGCACTGGGTGCTCAAGCGCGCGATTCGCCAGTGTGCAGTCTGGCGCGGCTCTGGCCTTGAAATAGGAATTGCCGTAAACATTTCAGCCCGTGACCTGCACGATCCACATCTTCCGGACGTCATTGCCGGACTTCTGGCATCCTCAGAAGTTAATCCTGAGTGGTTGGTATTGGAGATCACCGAGGGCAGCATCATGGTCGACCAACAGCGTGCCCTTGACGTGCTTACCCGGCTTACGAGCATGGGGTTGCGGATCTCAATTGATGATTTCGGTACGGGTTACTCGTCGTTGGCTTATATCAGCAAACTACCCATAAGCGAGATCAAGATTGATCGATCGTTTGTCATCGGTATGGTAGAAAATAAAAATGACGCGGTGATCGTGCATGCCATCATTGAGCTGGGTCACAACCTAGGCCTCAAGGTCGCGGGCGAGGGTGTTGAAAATCAGGAAGCGTGGACGCTTCTTGAGAAACAGGGCTGCGATTTGTTACAAGGATACTATCTGAGTAAACCGATCAACAGCCTGCAGTTCATTCAATGGTTTAACGAGTCCCCATGGGGATTGGGAAAGGGAGCCCAACGAAACGTCGCAGGGAAGTCAGAATAGCAACATTGCCAGTTCCATACTGAGGCGCACGACTCTGGGTGCCTCACGATAATAACCAGTAATACCTTGTCAATACGGCGCAGCGCCAAGTTTAATTCTTTGCGCTCGGCTGACGCACTGGAAGATTCGTGGCGGCTGCACACCCATGAGCACTATATACCTTTATTTGATAATGCGTCATGATCGCCGCTGGTAGTTCTAAAGCACTATTCTACGAAGGAAAACAGATAGCACAGCGATGTCGCCATGTCAGAAAACCCACAAGAATCCAAGACCGGGCCCATGCACGTGTGGTACGCGCTACTCTACTCGTTGTCGGGACTCCGATCAGCTTACAAAAATGAGACCGCATTCCGCCAAGAGTGCCTGCTCGCAGTTGTACTGGTTATTGTAGCGATGCTCATTCCGGCCTCAATGACACAGCGTGCACTGATGATCAGCAGCCTATTACTCGTACTAATGATTGAGTTGCTGAACTCGGCAGTCGAAAGCACTGTGGATCGCATCTCCACCGAGGACCACCGGCTGGCGAAACGGGCCAAGGATCTGGGTAGCGCAGCAGTCTTTATAGCGCTCGTCAACGTTGTCGTTGTGTGGCTACTGGTCCTCATCGGGCTATGACCCGACCACACATACGCTTGCGGCAAGCCTCATTATCATGATGGGAAGAGAATTTTTTCGGAGGATGGTTAACTAGGCGTTCCCGACAACGCCGGCATCTTACTGATCGTGCACAGACTCTTCTATAAATTTTACGAGATTTCCAGCCGTATCGCCCGTGAACTCTATGAATTGTAGCCCAAACGCGACGCCGTCCTCTGGAATTACCGATTTGTGGACTGTCCTACAGTGTGCGCTGAGCTCAACCAAACCTTCTCGAAGTGGAAGACTTAACCTGACATCAACTTCCGGCGCTTCATCTCTACTTATTTCGTCGTCGCTGGGATAGAGCGTATATGCTGTCGCGTGGTCACAGCGAATCTGCAATCCATCTTCGGAGATATCATGCGCAATCGCATGGTGAAAAATATTCCCACTCGTTTCACGTATCGTGCTACGACGGTTAATCAAAAATCTCGGATATCGTCTACGTTCTTCGTAGATCTCACTATCGTGAGAGCCCGCTTGCTGGCCTTTTTCCTGTAGATCGGTTTTATCAGTTGACATCGCGGCACGCGTCATTCGCATCGACATTTCGTAAGCCGTATGCTGGAAGTAAATACGAGCAAAGCAACGAGCGACCATCCGGGTACTCACAGGTTACTCCTGAGCCTTCTTACTCGCTGGTCTTACGCTAGTACTGGCGAAACATACCAATTAATAAGGTCGAAAACTGTGAACTAGGTCACAATATTCACAGCTACCATGTGACCCGTACCTCAAAATCAACTAATTTAAATAAAAACCGGTCCGTTCACGAGTTTGGCGACCGGAATTACTAAGGAGGTATACCACATTATGCAGGCACAACGCGTTGACGCCCGGACGGGCGATCCCTCTGATAAACTGAAACGATTCAAGACCTTCTACCTAGTACTCGACGATCTGGTCGCCGAGAGCAGCAAAGAAGACTTGGTGGAATGCGCAAGAGTACTTGCCTTAAACCTTGCCCAATATAAGCAAGATTTTGGAGAACTCCCCCAAGAGGGCTATAAGAAGTTGCGAACGGCGAAGTCAATTGACGAGAAGACGCCGAAGCTGGTGGCAAGTGGCATGCTAGAGATGGCAATTGCGCTAGCCAAGGCAACAGGACGACTAAAACAAGAGTAATCAAGATAATGTGCGGTGAGGACCCCTAGCGCACAAAAAAATCACAAATTTAACAAGTTCGGGCCCGTCTGCCCGAAAGCCAAGCCTTGATGAAGCATGCTCCGTTAGGATCATTCCAATCCGGCATTTCCGTTGACAGCAACACCTCGTCAACTCCCTCATGATGCTGAGACCACACTCGCCAGAATGACCGTTTGATGAACCGATGGATGGCCGGTATCGCAATGCAGGCGCATATTCCCTTCACCCTTTAGATCTCGAGGTCAACTGTGGTACAACTGCGACTCCATACCTGTAGGCTAAAACCTAGGTCCCTACATATTGGTGCATCAGATGTCCCGAGAACAATTTACATTGGTGCTAGAATCTGCCCGCATGGTGACCCCGCGAGTCAGGGAGCTGACGTTTGTTCGCGAAGACGGACAGAGTTCGCCATTTGTTCCCGGGCAGTTCATCACGATGCATATGCCCTTCGACAGCAAGACATTGCTGCGTAACTACAGCATCGCTACCATTCCCGGCACCACAGACGCGATACAGATCGCGGCAACCTTCGTCGAAGGCGGGCGAGCTACTCATCACCTATTTGAGATGCAGGCCGGTGATCGGGTCGACACCACGGGGCCGTTTGGACGCTTTGTGCTGCGAGATGATCCACCAACCCACTATATACTTGTTGGAACAGGAACAGGCATCACACCATACCGTTCGATGTTGCCTGAACTCGGTCATCGTCTCGAGGACGGCAACTTCAGCGCCGTTTTACTTCTTGGTGTGCGGGGGCCAGATGATCTGCTCTACGGTCAAGACTTTCTTGATTTTGCCGAGCAACATCCTGAATTTCACTTTCAGGCTCGCTACAGCCGGATAATGCCGGAAACACCCGCACCGCACGAGCGAAGAGGTTACGTACAAGACGCATTGAATGACTTGGACCTTGATCCTGGCACCAGTATTGTCTACCTATGCGGAAATCCCAACATGATCGATGCCGCAGCTCAACAGCTTCATACGGCTGGTTTTCCAACCCCCAAGGTCCGGCGTGAGAAATACGTCTCTTCAAACTAACCCAAGCACTGCGAGGCCGGCGAAAATAACGATCAGAAGGGCAGAGTGACTACAGCAAGAAGTTTTATTTACCTGGCGCTTGGCATTGCTATGTGTTTGGCGCTATCTAGTTTCGTCGCTGCGAAAA
This genomic window contains:
- a CDS encoding PilZ domain-containing protein, with the protein product MSTDKTDLQEKGQQAGSHDSEIYEERRRYPRFLINRRSTIRETSGNIFHHAIAHDISEDGLQIRCDHATAYTLYPSDDEISRDEAPEVDVRLSLPLREGLVELSAHCRTVHKSVIPEDGVAFGLQFIEFTGDTAGNLVKFIEESVHDQ
- a CDS encoding bifunctional diguanylate cyclase/phosphodiesterase, with product MSLSAEHKTQYSKQLMSTINEATLVGFLIGLVAVIITTLVVGFLGSGTITLESLIYAQKTRYALWVVDLLPFAFAFLGRYVSTMMAQQTGTMSTYQADALRAQTAALETQALHRATHDTLTDLPNRVLLADRLQQALVIAHRENKPLAVLCLDLDRFKEINDTLGHDNGNLILKQVASRLEATIERPNTIARIGSDEFGILLYDPPSPDAITQFSRRLHKALELPFAVDRFNFEVEASIGITLYPDHGTDPETLLQRAELAMSAAKQAHDGFAVYSPEQEQFNPRRLALMSELRQAIEHDELILHYQPKVNLHTGRVDEVEALVRWNQRGQGFISPADFIPMAERTRLVKPLTHWVLKRAIRQCAVWRGSGLEIGIAVNISARDLHDPHLPDVIAGLLASSEVNPEWLVLEITEGSIMVDQQRALDVLTRLTSMGLRISIDDFGTGYSSLAYISKLPISEIKIDRSFVIGMVENKNDAVIVHAIIELGHNLGLKVAGEGVENQEAWTLLEKQGCDLLQGYYLSKPINSLQFIQWFNESPWGLGKGAQRNVAGKSE
- a CDS encoding FAD-binding oxidoreductase, which codes for MSREQFTLVLESARMVTPRVRELTFVREDGQSSPFVPGQFITMHMPFDSKTLLRNYSIATIPGTTDAIQIAATFVEGGRATHHLFEMQAGDRVDTTGPFGRFVLRDDPPTHYILVGTGTGITPYRSMLPELGHRLEDGNFSAVLLLGVRGPDDLLYGQDFLDFAEQHPEFHFQARYSRIMPETPAPHERRGYVQDALNDLDLDPGTSIVYLCGNPNMIDAAAQQLHTAGFPTPKVRREKYVSSN
- a CDS encoding diacylglycerol kinase, with the translated sequence MSENPQESKTGPMHVWYALLYSLSGLRSAYKNETAFRQECLLAVVLVIVAMLIPASMTQRALMISSLLLVLMIELLNSAVESTVDRISTEDHRLAKRAKDLGSAAVFIALVNVVVVWLLVLIGL